Below is a window of Haloglycomyces albus DSM 45210 DNA.
GACAATCCCGCTTCCGCCTTGGAGCAGGACCAACTTGACGCGGCGGTGTCCGCCGCGGAGAAGGCCTTCGAGTCGGCCGCAGATCTCAATGAATTGGCGACGGCCAAAACCGCGCACTTGGGCGACAAGTCCCCGGTGCTGCTGGCGCGGCGCGCCATCGGGTCTTTGCCGGGGAAGGAACGCGCCGACGCCGGAAAACGGGTCAACGTCGCCAAACAGGCCGTCACCGCAGCTTATGAAGCTCGACGTTCGGTCCTGGAGGCCGAAGAGGCCGAGCGTATCCTGCGGGAGGAAACGGTCGACGTCACCGCCCGAACACCTCGCCGCCGTACCGGATCGCGGCACCCTGTGAACGTCCAAATGGACCGGATCGCCGATCTCTTCGCCGCCATGGGATTTACCGTCGGCGATGGGCCGGAGATCGAACTGGAATGGTTCAACTTCGACGCGCTCAATATTCACCCCGATCATCCGGCCCGTACCATGATGGATACGTTTCACATCGCCGACACCAACGGCGAGTTCGGATCGAATTTGGTGCTGCGTACGCACACTTCCACGGTGCAGATTCACACCATGCTGAATCAGCAACCTCCGATCTACACCGTCGCGCCCGGGCGAGTCTATCGCACCGACGAAGTGGACTCCACCCACTCGCCCGTTTTCCATCAAACGGAAGGCCTGGTGGTGGACAAGGGAATCACCATGGCGGATCTGCGTGGCACCCTGGACCACTTCGCCAAGGCCCTGTTCGGGGCCGAAGCGCAAACGCGTCTACGTCCTTCTTATTTCCCCTTCACCGAGCCGAGTGCCGAGGTCGACGTGTGGTTCGCCGAGCACAAGGACGGTCCTCGTTGGATCGAGTGGGGCGGTTGCGGAATGGTTAATCCGCGAGTTTTGCGTGCCTGCGGCATCGATCCCGAGGTATACAGCGGGTTCGCCTTCGGCATGGGGGTGGAACGTGCGCTCATGTTGCGGCACGGCATCACCGACCTACGCGACATCATCGACGGCGATGTGCGTTTCCCTGCGGGCCTACGAGTGGAGGAATAACGAACAATGCTGATTCCCGTTTCCTGGTTGAAAGAATACGCCGCACTGCCGGACGATCTGACCACCGCTGAGATCGACGCCGCCCTGGTGAACGCGGGTCTGGAAGTCGAATCGGTGGAGGACCTGCGTGAAAAGGTCACCGGTCCGCTGGTGATCGGGCGGGTGACCACCATTGAAGAACTCACCGAGTTCAAAAAACCGATAAGGAATTGTACGGTCGACGTCGGGCGCGATCAACCGCAGAACATCGTCTGCGGTGCGCGCAACTTCGCCGAGGGCGATCTCGTCGTGGTGGCGCTTCCGTCGGCGGTGCTCCCCGGCGATTTCGCGATCAGTTCCCGTAAAACGTACGGGCGCACCTCGGAGGGAATGATCTGTTCCGCCGCGGAACTGGAACTGTCGGACGATCACAGCGGAATCATCGTGCTGGAAGCCGACTCCGCCCGGCCGGGGGAGGACGCCCGGCCGCACCTCGGCCTCGACGATACGGTGTTCGAGCTGGATATCACCCCTGACATGGGGTATTGTTTCTCGTTGCGCGGTGTCGCGCGCGAAGTCGCCCATCAATTGGACGTCTCCTTCACCGATCCCGCCGACGCGGTGAAGGAACCCGACGCCACTGAACCGGGCGCTTGGCCGCTGCACGTCGATACCGATAACTGCGAGCGCTTCGCGCTGCTGACGGTCGAGGGAGTCGATCCCAATGCGGCGTCTCCGCAATGGATGGCGCGTCGCCTGACCCAAGCGGGGATGCGTCCGCTGTCCTTGGCCGTCGACGTCACCAACTACCTCATGTTGGAACTGGGGGAGCCGCTGCACGCCTTCGATCGCGACCGCTTGCGCGGTGACGTGACCGTGCGGCAGGCTCGTTCCGGGGAAAAACTCACCACGCTCGACGATACGGTGCGGGAACTTGACGGTGAGGACGTCGTGATCTGCGATGAGTCCGGGCCGTTGTCGCTGGCCGGCGTCATGGGTGGCGCGACGAGCGAAGTCTCCGACGAGACCACCAACGTGCTGTTGGAGGGTGCGTGGTGGAATCCGGTCGCCATCGCTCGTACCTCACGGCGTCACAAACTCATTTCGGAGGCGTCCAAACGTTTCGAACGTGGAGTGGACCCGGCGTTGGCGGTCGTGGCGATTCGTTACGCCGCCGAACTGTTGGCTCGTTACGGCGGCGGCACGATTTCGGAAAACGTCACCGATGTCGATCGACGCACTGCCGTAGAACCGATTGAGCTTCCGGTATCCGAACCCAGTCGCATTGTGGGAGTTGACTATTCACCGCAGACCGTCCGGGCCGTGTTGCAGGCGGCCGGTTGTTCGGTGGAGGGCGATGCGGTATTGGCGGTGACGCCGGCCAGCTGGCGTCCCGACCTGACCGATCCGGCCGATTTGGTGGAAGAAGTCGCTCGTCTGGACGGGTATCGTCACATTCCTTCTACTTTGCCGCGTGCGGCGGAGGGCCATGGGCTCACCAAGGAGCAACGGCGTCGCCGTGCGGTGGCAAACGCATTGGCGCACACCGGTTTGACCGAGCTGTACACTTTCCCGTTCGTGAATGTGGAGCGCGACGATCAATTCGGTCTCGCCACCGAGGACGATCGGCGTCGCAATCTGTCGGTCCTCAACCCGCTGGACGAGTCCGCCGATCGGATGCGCACCAGCATTCTGTCCACGCTGGTGGACGCTGTACGCACCAATCTGTCGAGAGGCACCCGGGACCTGGCCGTTTTCGAGGACGGCCTGGTTTACCGTCCCGACGCCGGGTGGGGGGAACGAGAGGTTATCGACCTTCCTGTTTCCGAGCGTCCCGGGGACCGGTCCCTGGAGACGGCCAGGCTCCGCCTTCCCCGGCAGCCCCGGCACGTGGCCGCGATCCTGACCGGTGAGGCCCAGCAGGCGGGGGTTGGCGTGGACGCCCGTGCGGTGAATTGGTCGGATGCGATCGACGTCGCCGAGACGATCACCGACGCCTGTGGTGTCGCGTTGACCGTCCGCCAGGGCCACAACCCGCCGTGGCATCCGGGGCGCTGTGCCGAACTTTCGGTGGGAGAGACCGTCGTCGGTTATGCCGGGGAACTGCACCCGGAGGTCTGCGCGGCGGTGGAGCTTCCGCAGCGGACTGCGGCGGTGGAGATCGATCTCAGTGCCATCGCCTTCCCCGAATTGTCGACGGCACCTGTCATTTCGCATTACCCCGCTACGCTCATCGATGTGGCGGTCGTGGTGGATCGCGATGTTCCCGCCGGAGACGTCGCTCAGGCCTTGCAGGACGGGGCCGGCGAACTGCTGGACGACATTCGTCTGTTCGACGATTATCGGGGCGAGAAATTGGGCGCGGGCAAGAAGTCGCTGGCGTTCAAAATGAAATTGCGTGCCGCCGATCGAACCCTGACCAATG
It encodes the following:
- the pheS gene encoding phenylalanine--tRNA ligase subunit alpha — encoded protein: MTDNPASALEQDQLDAAVSAAEKAFESAADLNELATAKTAHLGDKSPVLLARRAIGSLPGKERADAGKRVNVAKQAVTAAYEARRSVLEAEEAERILREETVDVTARTPRRRTGSRHPVNVQMDRIADLFAAMGFTVGDGPEIELEWFNFDALNIHPDHPARTMMDTFHIADTNGEFGSNLVLRTHTSTVQIHTMLNQQPPIYTVAPGRVYRTDEVDSTHSPVFHQTEGLVVDKGITMADLRGTLDHFAKALFGAEAQTRLRPSYFPFTEPSAEVDVWFAEHKDGPRWIEWGGCGMVNPRVLRACGIDPEVYSGFAFGMGVERALMLRHGITDLRDIIDGDVRFPAGLRVEE
- the pheT gene encoding phenylalanine--tRNA ligase subunit beta gives rise to the protein MLIPVSWLKEYAALPDDLTTAEIDAALVNAGLEVESVEDLREKVTGPLVIGRVTTIEELTEFKKPIRNCTVDVGRDQPQNIVCGARNFAEGDLVVVALPSAVLPGDFAISSRKTYGRTSEGMICSAAELELSDDHSGIIVLEADSARPGEDARPHLGLDDTVFELDITPDMGYCFSLRGVAREVAHQLDVSFTDPADAVKEPDATEPGAWPLHVDTDNCERFALLTVEGVDPNAASPQWMARRLTQAGMRPLSLAVDVTNYLMLELGEPLHAFDRDRLRGDVTVRQARSGEKLTTLDDTVRELDGEDVVICDESGPLSLAGVMGGATSEVSDETTNVLLEGAWWNPVAIARTSRRHKLISEASKRFERGVDPALAVVAIRYAAELLARYGGGTISENVTDVDRRTAVEPIELPVSEPSRIVGVDYSPQTVRAVLQAAGCSVEGDAVLAVTPASWRPDLTDPADLVEEVARLDGYRHIPSTLPRAAEGHGLTKEQRRRRAVANALAHTGLTELYTFPFVNVERDDQFGLATEDDRRRNLSVLNPLDESADRMRTSILSTLVDAVRTNLSRGTRDLAVFEDGLVYRPDAGWGEREVIDLPVSERPGDRSLETARLRLPRQPRHVAAILTGEAQQAGVGVDARAVNWSDAIDVAETITDACGVALTVRQGHNPPWHPGRCAELSVGETVVGYAGELHPEVCAAVELPQRTAAVEIDLSAIAFPELSTAPVISHYPATLIDVAVVVDRDVPAGDVAQALQDGAGELLDDIRLFDDYRGEKLGAGKKSLAFKMKLRAADRTLTNEEGSALRDRAVAVAAERLNATIRS